In one Vidua chalybeata isolate OUT-0048 chromosome 4, bVidCha1 merged haplotype, whole genome shotgun sequence genomic region, the following are encoded:
- the LRRC66 gene encoding LOW QUALITY PROTEIN: leucine-rich repeat-containing protein 66 (The sequence of the model RefSeq protein was modified relative to this genomic sequence to represent the inferred CDS: inserted 1 base in 1 codon) — protein MKFCIIFNPSGVTETDNHTIDVTPNQLLYRNASSWCNYTKMMSKLSLQNPAVLPKGIFLICGDRIWPAIPAKIRGGPCSIGELSLITPNLKTLREQSHRKIRSIEQYGPNCDDEVYTWNKARRIAVAIFSPQAASGVALTQLDHMACWLNKHTHAISSALSDMLTDIDSARQATLQNRAAIDYLLLSHGHGCEEFEGMCCMNLSDHSKSIHENIKQMQNSISKLQKVTGSWWDDFINLFSLSPLWRELLKIAFYILIGFLVLLLVLPCIFLCIRRVMDKVARQVFLVQTGGGDGFFFLGLGLLQSLQTLHMSSNAIQQIDPKDFQNCSQLKDIDLRNNKITKIHPDAFRDLNKLQVVDLRENALTIPLPQILVSLNFFQLEVYLSKNAWIFNCRLNAFKHFFHFVFESTRQKWSLSYNKSANNSQKPLLYLSSFHLNCRDNVLLKRATVPTGNTSVLTCNLDNIRGNGVSWWTPKGRISKNHRLPHMTLDKMNNLVIYNAEKTAEGLYLCIFNTTKEKYLIYNIEVKEGISAFLVRKARDTNTVFRQKETEPNFALAVSLSVLITFVCAFCLGAFARPYLESLWRLMRRNKNSGSEHTYSNQAFSDETLSRESSASRPTNMQHNTLFCDKNSLRNTRIFPTETSTVYEIVTGSGVHSPNPKAEYQKQSNTEINMKKXTAFSKVQSSIDNNESINVYDPGLFFVMADCQKSNEITPNSKVRNNSGLLQTETTKATPDSPERKGVSHNKPRHTRKFMQERQSCEEQLCLNGNKNIPSDVGDFISPSRSRRDAAIENLSIYETTENSPLTEHDCKRIHSDKKDASADIFGDSSSAEGAPFTMSDCSSLADFEVEQPGVSDNLPVCQSSLDEAKTDSGTEKFVTPPESPNITAELQQTGKNEDENSAYFETTINYGSDTTMQETASPYTDKSSGHVSVSDPDTVSSSNQEIPDTFDYFTNAESTAQNSDSLHSQSTDFGNMVLKLEPFPTHDTEETSEEDELQLSLFPRESQHSLTFSHTEQKENAPAGSTDEHIARNSPEKNHSEADITLRRNTSISEDNGFIFAPIDTGLNEVVKKPSLLHSSQESSLQLLPEDTAEKHFMFVTQQDDLLPQEKQVCADKMQGGSDEKKRDGFTELQDTSNCSLPEETQSCSPTAVLLHLHSSGKTQSEFTTDNPFQLDQSDEDAYSFSIPQGFFSESTPYSSSSFPQKPTRNTISESTDSSKMKDHTTLTELENHSATTVEHLQNFSENHSQKSQTNSGQNQFFVKKKRAFDGFANILQSRRTNFSS, from the exons atgaaattttgcatcatATTCAACCCATcgggagtgacagagacagataaccACACGATAGATGTCACTCCAAACCAGCTCCTTTACAGAAATGCGTCAtcctggtgcaattacaccaagaTGATGAGCAAACTATCCCTCCAGAATCCAGCCGTTTtaccaaaaggaattttcttgatttgtggggacagaatttggcctgCTATCCCTGCAAAAATCAGGGGCGGTCCATGCAGCATTGGAGAACTCTCATTGATAACACCCAATTTGAAAACTTTGAGGGAACAGtcacacaggaaaataagaTCCATTGAACAATATGGCCCAAATTGTGATGATGAGGTTTATACCTGGAACAAGGCTCGGAGAATTGCAGTAGCAATTTTCTCACCCCAAGCAGCATCGGGGGTGGCCTTGACACAATTGGACCACATGGCGTGTTGGTTGAACAAACACACCCATGccatttcttctgcactgaGCGACATGTTAACAGATATCGACAGTGCGAGACAAGCAACGCTTCAGAACAGGGCGGCAATTGATTATTTGCTGCTATCACACggacatgggtgtgaagaattCGAGGGAatgtgctgcatgaacttgTCTGATCATTCGAAATCTAtccatgaaaacataaaacaaatgcaaaacagcatCAGCAAATTGCAAAAGGTTACAGGATCATGGTGGGATGACTTCATCAACCTTTTTAGTCTCTCACCATTGTGGAGGGAGCTTTTGAAGATAGCATTTTATATCCTTATAGGATTTCTAgttcttctgcttgttctgccgtgcatttttctatgcattCGGCGGGTCATGGACAAAGTGGCAAGACAGGTCTTCTTGGTGCaaacaggagggggagat GGTTTTTTCTTCCTAGGGCTAGGCCTCCTGCAGTCTTTACAAACTCTCCATATGTCATCCAATGCCATACAACAGATTGACCCAAAGGATTTTCAAAACTGTTCACAGCTGAAGGACATTGACTTGCGAAACAACAAGATAACTAAAATTCATCCAGATGCCTTCAGAGATCTCAACAAATTACAG GTCGTGGATCTTCGTGAAAATGCTCTGACAATCCCTCTACCACAGATACTAGTCAGTTTGAACTTTTTTCAACTTGAAGTGTATTTGTCAAAGAATGCCTGGATATTTAACTGCAGGCtaaatgcttttaaacatttctttcattttgtctttgaaTCCACAAGGCAGAAATGGAGCCTTTCATACAATAAGTCTGCCAACAACTCCCAGAAACCTCTGCTGTATCTTTCAAGTTTCCATTTAAACTGCAGGGACAATGTTTTGCTCAAAAGGGCCACAGTCCCAACagggaacacatcagtgctgACCTGTAACTTGGACAACATAAGGG gCAATGGAGTCTCTTGGTGGACACCTAAGGGCAGAATTTCAAAAAATCACCGTCTTCCTCATATGACACTGgataaaatgaataatttagtGATATACAATGCTGAGAAAACTGCTGAAGGGttatatttgtgtatttttaatacaacCAAAGAGAAGTATCTCATTTATAATATAGAGGTGAAAGAAGGAATCTCAGCATTTTTGGTTAGAAAAGCCAGGGACACTAACACTGTTTTTagacagaaagaaacagagccAAACTTTGCACTGGCTGTCTCCCTGTCTGTGCTCATTAcatttgtttgtgctttttgtCTGGGTGCTTTTGCTAGACCGTACCTGGAGAGCCTGTGGAGACTCATGCGCAGGAACAAAAATTCAGGTTCAGAACACACGTATTCTAATCAAGCTTTTTCAGATGAAACCTTGAGCAGAGAGTCTTCTGCAAGCAGGCCAACAAATATGCAGCACAATACATTATTTTGTGATAAGAACTCTTTAAGAAACACACGCATTTTTCCTACAGAAACTTCTACTGTGTATGAAATTGTCACTGGCAGTGGTGTACATTCACCAAATCCCAAAGCAGAGTACCAGAAACAAAGCAATACTGAGATcaacatgaaga atacagCGTTTTCAAAAGTCCAAAGTAGTATTGACAATAATGAAAGTATAAATGTTTATGATCCTGGACTATTTTTTGTAATGGCGGATTGCcagaaaagcaatgaaataaCACCAAACAGCAAAGTAAGGAACAACTCTGGTCTGCTGCAGACTGAAACCACAAAAGCTACACCAGATtctccagaaagaaaaggtgtttCACATAACAAACCCAGGCACACTAGAAAATTTATGCAGGAGAGGCAAAGCTGTGAAGAACAACTTTGTCTAAATGGCAACAAAAATATACCTAGTGATGTTGGAGATTTTATTTCACCCAGTAGGTCCAGAAGAGATGCAGCTATTGAGAATTTAAGCATTTatgaaacaacagaaaactcTCCCCTAACAGAGCATGACTGTAAAAGGATACATTCAGACAAAAAAGATGCTTCAGCTGATATATTTGGTGACAGTTCTTCAGCTGAAGGGGCTCCATTCACAATGAGTGATTGTAGTTCTTTAGCAGACTTTGAAGTGGAACAACCTGGTGTTAGTGACAACCTGCCAGTGTGTCAGTCATCACTAGATGAAGCCAAGACAGACAGTGGAACTGAGAAGTTTGTAACACCACCAGAGTCTCCAAACATTACTGCTGAACTTCAGCAGACTGGGAAAAATGAAGATGAGAACAGTGCCTATTTTGAAACCACTATTAATTATGGGTCAGATACCACCATGCAGGAAACAGCATCCCCTTACACTGATAAAAGCAGTGGCCACGTAAGCGTGTCAGATCCAGATACAGTCAGTTCTTCAAATCAAGAAATTCCAGATACATTTGATTATTTTACTAATGCAGAGTCAACAGCACAAAACTCTGATTCTCTCCACAGTCAAAGTACAGATTTTGGTAACATGGTACTTAAGTTAGAACCTTTTCCCACACATGACACAGAGGAAACTTCTGAAGAGGATGAACTGCAGCTTTCTCTGTTTCCCAGAGAATCACAGCATTCCCTCACCTTCAGtcacacagaacaaaaagaaaatgcaccAGCAGGAAGTACAGATGAGCACATAGCCAGGAACTCCCCTGAAAAGAATCACAGTGAAGCAGACATTACATTAAGAAGAAACACTAGTATATCTGAGGACAATGGCTTTATTTTTGCTCCCATTGATACTGGTTTGAATGAAGTTGTAAAAAAACCATCACTGCTGCATTCCAGCCAAGAATCATCTCTTCAATTGCTGCCTGAAGACacagctgaaaaacattttatgtttGTTACACAGCAAGATGACTTGCTACCACAGGAGAAGCAGGTTTGTGCAGATAAAATGCAAGGAGGTTCTGATGAGAAAAAACGTGATGGATTCACAGAATTACAGGATACCAGCAATTGCAGTCTGCCTGAAGAAACGCAGTCTTGTAGTCCTACAGCAGTTCTGCTGCATCTTCATAGTTCTGGGAAAACTCAGTCAGAATTCACAACAGATAATCCCTTCCAACTGGATCAGAGTGATGAGGATGCATATTCCTTCTCAATCCCACAAGGCTTCTTCAGTGAAAGCACACCATACAGTTCATCTTCCTTCCCACAAAAGCCTACAAGAAATACAATCTCTGAAAGCACTGATTCCAGCAAGATGAAGGATCACACTACTTTGACAGAACTGGAGAACCATTCTGCAACAACTGTAGAACACCTccaaaatttcagtgaaaatcaCAGCCAAAAAAGTCAAACAAATTCGGGACAGAACCAGTTTTTTGTTAAGAAGAAAAGAGCATTTGATGGATTTGCTAATATTTTGCAAAGCAGGAGAACAAACTTCAGTAGTTGA
- the DCUN1D4 gene encoding DCN1-like protein 4 isoform X3, with translation MYRKYDSTRIKAEEEVFSSKRCLEWFYEYAGTDDIVGPEGMEKFCEDIGVEPENVVMLVLAWKLDAQNMGYFTLQEWLKGMTSLQCDTTEKLRNSLDYLRSLLNEPTNFKLIYRYAFDFAREKDQRSLDINTAKCMLGLLLGKAWSLFPVFHQFLEQSKYKVINKDQWCNVLEFSRTINLDLSNYDEDGAWPVLLDEFVEWYKGKQMT, from the exons ATGTATAGAAAATACGATTCAACTAGaataaaagcagaggaagaagtcTTTTCAAGTAAGAGATGCTTAGAATGGTTCTATGAATATGCAG GCACAGATGACATTGTAGGGCCAGAAGGTATGGAGAAATTTTGTGAAGACATTGGAGTTGAACCAGAAAAT GTAGTTATGCTTGTGCTAGCATGGAAGTTGGATGCACAAAACATGGGCTACTTTACATTACAAGAATGGTTAAAAGGAATGACATCACTACA GTGTGATACTACAGAAAAATTGAGAAATTCTCTGGATTACTTGAGATCTTTATTAAATGAGCCTACCAATTTTAAACTTATTTATAGATATGCCTTTGACTTTGCACGG GAAAAGGACCAGCGCAGCCTAGATATCAATACTGCCAAGTGTATGTTGGGCCTTCTTTTAGGAAAAGCATGGTCcctttttccagtgtttcatcAGTTTCTAGAG CAATCAAAATACAAAGTTATCAATAAGGACCAATGGTGTAACGTTCTTGAATTCAGCAGAACAATTAACCTTGACCTCAGTAACTATGATGAAGATGGAGCCT GGCCAGTGTTGTTGGATGAGTTTGTGGAATGGtataaaggaaaacagatgACATAG